In the Panulirus ornatus isolate Po-2019 chromosome 57, ASM3632096v1, whole genome shotgun sequence genome, one interval contains:
- the LOC139766196 gene encoding transcription factor EB-like: MEEEVIQEILRLEEEMGAYSRLGSGSGRLCVSQPNLNVAGLSYDVSHHTTKTSGSCPLDLLQEKSEASAADPCMEAYMTYRRKKETHNLFERRRRSLISNKIRELASLLPKSNEPYFEVVRDRCNTGQILRSSVDYMRRLKLDMEHHRKMETKRHALEVENQQLWARVRKLEALLSSHNIKVEDTDASQGDDSC, translated from the coding sequence ATGGAGGAAGAAGTCATTCAAGAGATTCTCAGGCTGGAGGAAGAGATGGGCGCTTACAGCCGGCTGGGCTCCGGGTCCGGACGACTATGCGTATCGCAGCCTAACTTGAACGTTGCAGGGTTGTCATATGATGTGAGCCACCACACGACCAAGACGTCCGGCTCTTGTCCGCTCGACCTGCTGCAGGAAAAGAGCGAGGCTTCGGCGGCCGACCCTTGTATGGAGGCTTATATGACTTACAGGCGAAAGAAAGAGACTCACAACCTTTTTGAACGAAGGAGACGGTCGCTCATCAGTAACAAGATACGGGAACTCGCCTCGCTACTGCCCAAGAGCAACGAACCTTATTTTGAGGTTGTGCGAGATCGTTGTAACACAGGGCAAATCTTGAGGTCTTCAGTAGACTACATGCGAAGGCTCAAGCTGGATATGGAGCACCACAGGAAGATGGAGACCAAGCGACACGCACTCGAGGTAGAGAACCAGCAGCTGTGGGCGCGGGTGCGGAAGCTGGAGGCTCTACTGTCCTCCCACAACATCAAGGTGGAGGACACCGACGCCAGCCAAGGTGACGACAGTTGTTGA